From Cellulomonas oligotrophica, a single genomic window includes:
- a CDS encoding ECF transporter S component: MSGFSTRLLLSCAAIGVAGGILGIPNYHLFTALSVAAPFLMGLAAGLYVLPGVVAQAAFRRPGVGFLTTMLAGVVSAPFTPTGFASVYGWLWIAVIMELPYAVTLYRYWKAPVAYALAVGAAGLYTWMWWTYYDMGTYAAWAQALLPSLLLVGLVGSTWLGRLVAARLAATGALRGLRLPEDRRRRAAGAAGDAARTDPAVPESPVADAPAPTPTA; the protein is encoded by the coding sequence ATGTCCGGCTTCAGCACGCGCCTGCTGCTCTCCTGCGCCGCGATCGGCGTCGCGGGCGGGATCCTCGGCATCCCGAACTACCACCTGTTCACGGCCCTGTCGGTGGCTGCACCGTTCCTCATGGGCCTGGCCGCGGGCCTGTACGTGCTGCCCGGGGTCGTCGCGCAGGCCGCGTTCCGCCGCCCCGGCGTCGGGTTCCTCACCACGATGCTCGCCGGTGTCGTCTCCGCGCCGTTCACCCCGACGGGCTTCGCCTCGGTCTACGGCTGGCTGTGGATCGCCGTGATCATGGAGCTGCCGTACGCCGTGACGCTCTACCGGTACTGGAAGGCGCCCGTCGCGTACGCCCTCGCGGTCGGTGCCGCGGGCCTCTACACGTGGATGTGGTGGACGTACTACGACATGGGCACGTACGCGGCGTGGGCGCAGGCCCTGCTGCCGTCCCTGCTGCTCGTCGGCCTGGTCGGGTCGACCTGGCTCGGCCGCCTGGTCGCCGCACGGCTGGCCGCGACCGGCGCGCTGCGCGGGCTGCGCCTGCCCGAGGACCGCCGCCGCCGCGCCGCCGGAGCAGCCGGGGACGCCGCGCGCACGGACCCGGCGGTCCCCGAGTCGCCCGTCGCGGACGCCCCCGCCCCCACCCCCACGGCGTGA
- a CDS encoding ABC transporter ATP-binding protein: MSVELRDVRIRHEDRDAWTPDGVTATLHPGEVVLVLGPSGCGKSTLALALDGLVPHAVPAEMTGEVVVDGVPTTGTTVPRLAAHVAMVFQDPDAQVVTGTVLDEVCFGPENLQVPAEEVLARAEQALRTVGLWERRADAPDVLSGGGRQRLAVACALALGSPVLVLDEPTANLDPVGVEELYAALRAVVADGTRTVVLVEHDLDAAVDLVDRVLVLDASGRLVMDGPTRAVLADRAAELVALGVWLPVATLAALRLRGAGVDLAPLPLTPAALTRALDACPTLPDPVPASTAVPAGATDGGAGSDLAVQVRGLTVRRGGSAVLHDVDLDVPTGALAALVGVNGAGKTTLAQAIGGVVRPPRGTVRTAGLDPATTRARVWVRHVGFVFQNPEHQLVRASVHDELAHGLRLQGVDAPEVGRRVDELLDRLGLAAARDVHPFLLSGGQKRRLSVGTALVTGARVLVLDEPTFGQDRARAAELLDLLDDLVAQGTTVVVVTHDLQLVADHATHVAVLHEGRVSAAGTATDVLAGSALDEAGLLAPPLARATRALTRHPSWHAVTRLADVPGGGLPDRAAAAPPWTRPVREPAPVAR, encoded by the coding sequence GTGAGCGTCGAGCTGAGGGACGTCCGGATCCGGCACGAGGACCGCGACGCCTGGACGCCCGACGGGGTCACCGCCACGCTGCACCCCGGCGAGGTCGTGCTCGTCCTCGGCCCCAGCGGGTGCGGCAAGTCCACGCTGGCTCTCGCGCTGGACGGCCTGGTGCCGCACGCGGTGCCCGCCGAGATGACCGGCGAGGTCGTCGTCGACGGCGTGCCGACCACGGGCACGACCGTCCCGCGCCTGGCCGCGCACGTCGCGATGGTCTTCCAGGACCCGGACGCCCAGGTCGTCACGGGCACGGTGCTCGACGAGGTGTGCTTCGGACCGGAGAACCTGCAGGTGCCCGCCGAGGAGGTGCTGGCGCGCGCCGAGCAGGCCCTGCGGACCGTCGGGCTGTGGGAGCGGCGCGCCGACGCGCCCGACGTGCTCTCCGGCGGCGGCCGGCAGCGGCTGGCGGTCGCGTGCGCGCTGGCCCTGGGGTCGCCGGTGCTCGTCCTCGACGAGCCGACGGCCAACCTCGACCCCGTGGGCGTCGAGGAGCTGTACGCCGCGCTGCGCGCTGTCGTGGCCGACGGCACCCGTACCGTCGTGCTGGTCGAGCACGACCTCGACGCCGCCGTCGACCTGGTCGACCGGGTGCTCGTGCTGGACGCGTCGGGCCGCCTGGTGATGGACGGCCCGACCCGCGCGGTCCTGGCCGACCGCGCGGCCGAGCTCGTCGCGCTCGGGGTGTGGCTGCCCGTCGCGACCCTGGCCGCGCTGCGGCTGCGCGGCGCCGGCGTCGACCTGGCACCGCTGCCGCTGACGCCGGCGGCCCTGACCCGGGCGCTCGACGCGTGCCCGACGCTGCCCGACCCGGTCCCGGCGTCCACGGCCGTGCCCGCCGGGGCGACGGACGGCGGAGCAGGGTCCGACCTGGCGGTGCAGGTCCGCGGGCTGACGGTGCGCCGCGGCGGCAGCGCCGTCCTGCACGACGTCGACCTCGACGTGCCCACGGGCGCGCTGGCCGCGCTCGTGGGGGTCAACGGCGCGGGCAAGACGACGCTCGCGCAGGCGATCGGCGGGGTGGTGCGCCCGCCCCGCGGGACCGTCCGCACGGCGGGCCTCGACCCGGCCACGACCCGGGCGCGGGTGTGGGTCCGGCACGTGGGGTTCGTGTTCCAGAACCCCGAGCACCAGCTCGTGCGCGCGTCCGTGCACGACGAGCTCGCGCACGGGTTGCGCCTGCAGGGGGTCGACGCGCCGGAGGTCGGGCGCCGGGTCGACGAGCTGCTGGACCGCCTCGGCCTGGCCGCGGCGCGCGACGTGCACCCGTTCCTGCTCTCGGGCGGTCAGAAGCGCCGGCTGTCGGTCGGCACGGCGCTGGTCACGGGCGCCCGGGTGCTGGTGCTCGACGAGCCGACGTTCGGGCAGGACCGCGCCCGTGCCGCCGAGCTGCTCGACCTGCTGGACGACCTGGTCGCGCAGGGCACGACGGTGGTGGTCGTGACCCACGACCTGCAGCTCGTGGCCGACCACGCCACGCACGTCGCGGTGCTGCACGAGGGCCGGGTGAGCGCGGCCGGGACCGCGACCGACGTGCTCGCGGGCTCCGCGCTGGACGAGGCGGGCCTGCTCGCGCCGCCGCTCGCCCGGGCGACGCGCGCGCTCACGCGGCACCCGTCGTGGCACGCGGTCACCCGGCTCGCCGACGTCCCCGGCGGCGGCCTGCCCGACCGTGCTG